The Magnolia sinica isolate HGM2019 chromosome 11, MsV1, whole genome shotgun sequence DNA window AACCCGAATTTTTTGAGATTCTGCGTGATGACACCCCATTCAAAACAATCGTATGCCTTCTCCATGTCGACTTTGATTATCAAGTTGCCACTGAAAACCTTGCGGTCAATTTCATAGGCCATCTCTCTGGCAATAGAGATATTCTTGATTATGGACCTTCCTTTGATGAAGGCACCCTGCTCTTCGGATATCAGGTCTGGGAGGATGTTGGCCAGCCTTACCACCATGATTTTGGAGAAAATCTTCATGATGTAGTTGCACAAGCTGATGGGTCGGAAGTCTGTGATGAACTCTGGATTCTTTTTCTTGAGGATGAGGCATAATTGAGTGCTTTGGAATGCTCTGGGAATCGGCCCTCCCTGAAAGAAGTCCTTGGCTGCTTCATATAGATCATTCCCTATAATGTCCCAGCAAGATGAATAAAAGGCTCCTCCAAATCCATCAGGACCAGGGGCACTGTCGATCGGAATGGATAGCGCGGCTTCCTTGACCTCTTCAATCATAAGGGGCTTCTTAAGATCTGCATTCATCTGGCTTGTCACGATCTGGGGGATACAGTTGATGATATCCCCAATCTAATTGGAGGCGTTGGAGGAAAAAAGTTCCTTGAAGAATGAAACTGCTTCCTCCCCTATTTTCTCAGTCTTCTCTATTGGTTCTCCTGAGGCTCTTCTCATCTTCTTAATTTCCAGTCTCCTGCGTTTGTCTAGCATTGAATCGTGGAAGAATCGAGTATTCCTATCTCCTTCCGATAGCCATTTGATCATGAATTTTTATTTCCAGAAAATTTCCTCTTGGAGATAGGCCATTTTCAGGTTGGCATGGGCTTGGTTGAGCTTGAGGGTATCCTCTTCTGTTTGCGAGTTGAGCAGGGTAAATTCAGCCTTGAGAACTTCTTTCTCGGCGTCTTGGACATTTTTATTGACATCTCTGAAGACCTCTTTGTTCCAAGATTTCAGCACAGTCTTCAGCTTTTTCATCTTGAGAACGAACTTGAGCATATGAGTTGTGGTGATTTCATCATTCCAAGAAGCCTTAATTGTTGAGAAGAAATTGTCATGAGTTGTCCATATACGCTGAAATCTGAATGGGCGGGGAAATGGTGTTGGTTGAACTTGAAAGGTGAGAAGGATTGGGGAGTGCTTAGAGTATGCTCTTGTTAGTTGATCGACTTTACAGCTCGAAAAATTTCGCATCCATTCAGGATTGATCAGAATCCTGTCAAGTCTCACCCATCTCCTACTTCTCCCTACTCTATTGTTACACCACGTGTAGGGAGTTCTTAAGAATCCCGCGTCCAGCAGCCCTGAATCACTGATAGCCTCATGAAAGCCTGTCATAACTGTTGTCATCTGCAGCGGGCCGCCTAGCCTCTCGTCAGGGCTGGTAGTGGTGTTGAAGTGTCCACAGACtacccatgggcccaccatggagcATGAAGTGTTTCTTAGCTCATCCCACAAAGCCATTCGAAGATCTTTGAAGCAACTAGCATACACAGCCAAAATGAATAGAGGGTGAGTGAGACTTTCCTCAGATACCCTGAGAATAATGTATTGCCTAGCTGCCCGGATTATTTGGATTTGAATGTTCCCCTTAGCCAGAACCCAGATTTTGTTGTCCACCGGTTCTTCAGATATCTGATTGTCGAATCCCAGCTTGGCAGCCACAACTGGACGCTTCGATTCTCTGATCATAGGTTCCTACAAGAGTAATATCCCTATGTTGTGTTTCCTGCTGAGTCATTTCAAAAATCGGGTAGTCTACGCATTACCTACCCCCCATACGTTCCAAGAAAGAAGACTAATCATCCgtaacccatcctttttgcccGGCCCGTCGTTGTAAGCTCTTCAGTTTCTGGCTTTTTCGCTTGCTGAAGTTCTTTTTCTGCAGGTTTTTTCATATCTTTTTCTCCTTGGTTTTGTTTGCATCTTCTTCCTGGGAGCTTTCTGAAGAATCTGAGTTGCCTGTGTCAGAAGCTATGGTTTCGCCTCCTATGTCCACCCATAAATTGATTTCCTCCTGAGCTGTCCTTTTTCCCTTAATTacatccattgcccatcatgttgggccaaccTTTGACATGGACTGctcattttgtggtccacctgagactggaGTCCTTACGATTTTGGGTTGTACCATAAAGTGAGctggaaaggaaaaaaagaaagaaaaaggaatggCCAGCTTAGTcacacaacacatacaacaaCATAGCTACATGGGCCTAGGGGGTTTTCAACGTTGTGGgtttaaatccccactgtttttctattgtggggtccactcactAGGCCCCagagtgtttcaatggtagagattctatcctcattgttttctgctggtgggacccacttaattagtttggatggcaaacataTTACAGTAGGTCCCAGTTGCGGGTACCATTTCAGTGGACCCTAGGGAGGTTACAGTGGTGGGCATCACATAAATAAGAAAACGGATGGAGgaaatggatataaaacacatactgaGAGGTGAGCCATTAGGGCATGTGCAACGGTGGTGTCATTGCTTCCTGCTACTAGTGGTGGGGTTAATTTGATCGACAGTACTGTGGATTCCTCAAAAttatatagtgggtcccacatggtgggactcacactAAAACAATTCTGACGAAAGGGATGAACAGTGATGATCTGACAGATATGGCAGGGCGGTACTACAAATAGAGGTTTCAGTGGTAGGTGCTTGGTCACCACCATTTGcagatggtagggcccacatctgagatttaaatctgccatAGTTTGGGCTTGAAAATGGATGGTCGGTGTGGGCATCACATACGGCGGTGGCGTCCACAAACTGATGGTCCACTGGTGATACATTAAGCTGGTATTAGCGTTCAGGTCAGCCAGATTTGTATGTCCAGCAAcaggttgggtttttttttttttttcaaagaaaactTCATTTCATTGCATATCATAACCAGAAAAAGCTGTTTACAAGGACTGTACTTTGGGATGCCCATTCATCCAAAAAAATGACAATGGACAGCCTATCATAAGAGACGCTATACATGGACCACCCTCCTAATGTTCCCGACCCCCACCTTATCTAAGACCACCCTCCCCCGAATATCATGTGGAAGGTCCTAAATAGATGTGTAGATACAATGTGTCTGGGTCCTACTACCCGCTTTGGCCAGACCATCTGCTGGGCCATTTCCTTCTCGAAAAATGTGTGAAAAATGGAACGAACCGAGGTTGGTTAGGGAAGCGATACGGGCAAGCCAGTGAGACCATTTCCAACCCACCTACGAGCCCCCATTGATGAGATCCACTACCAATTTGGAATCCGACTCGACCAAAACCTTCCGCAGACCCATGCACACACATATGGAGACGCCCTCGTGAATGGCCGAGAATTCTGCACTATTGTTGGACCCCTGCCCAAAACCAGAAGAGAATGTGAAAATCATATTACCATCCTCCCTCCTACAGATGCCTCCTCCTCCACAAGGTCCTGGGTTGTTCAAGGCCGACCCATCGACATTTAGTTTGACCTAATGGGAGTCCGGTCTTCCCCATTTAACCACCATGAAGCGAATGGCAGGGGGAGAAGATTCAGGAATTCTCAGGCTGATGAGAAGCATCTGATTCAGCCAAGATTTGGGCCTCATGTGTGGGTTTTCTTTTAACACCCAGACTAGCCACCATTTGGTCCTGGAAATCACATTCCCAACGACAATCTTCTTACCCTCAAATCTGGCAAAATTTCAAGCTCTCCAAATTTCCCAAATAAGGAAGACTGGAAGGAGACCACGAATTAGGATATTTGGAGTCCCATGGACCAGCGCACCCCACCAATGATTCAGCTTGCCGAGAATGGGTTGGTTGGATGCACCTGAGAACTCCAACAAGCTGTAGAAGTGCCGCCACACTGCGATTGCAAGGTGGCCCGAAGAGAAGATGTGATCCAGCGTTTCAACATTAGGCTGAGTGTCTTAGGGATCGCAGCAAACACAACAAGAGGCGTGGACTGCACCTTTCCGCTGAACTCTATCATCGACCGGGATAGCACCTTCCATTAGCTGCCAGATGAACATAGAAATCTTGGGCAGGATTTGCTGATGCCACACCCTTCTAGACCAATGCCAAGCATCACCTCTAATTCTGATCTCCGCCCAAGCTGTTTTAATCGAGAAATCCCCTGACGGGGTCATGGTCCAAATACATCGATCCTCCTCACTTGTGGGATAAAAACCACTGTCAAAGATATGTTGAATAGTTTCTTGTGGGAGAAATAAAAAACAATGGAGGGGGGCAGGGGGCCCTGACGCCCAATGAAATCCCTGACCTGCAAATCCTTCAGGTTCAGAGGGACTTCCCTTGTTATGATGTTGATGAGCGGGCCTAAGCCAGTCCAATCATCAACCCAGAGGTTGCGCTCACCTGTGCCAATCAGCCAGCGTACTTTGGTTGAGAGGTGAGGGATGGCAGAGATAATCTTCTTCCAAAGGGGGGAAGCCATTGCATTGCGAAGCCTGTTGCTTGACGAGGAAGGGTTGGCAGTAGGCTCTCTGTATTTAGCCTTCATGAAGAGTGCCCATAGACTGTTTGTGCTGCTATAGGATAAATTCTAAGCCATTTTTAGACGCAATGCGTCCATCATTTCACCTAACCTTCTGATACCCAGCCCGCCTTCCGAGGTAGGGGCCGCAATCTTCTTCCATTTAGTCCAGTGTAGCTTCTTTTTGCCGTTCGCCCATCCCCAGAAAAAATTGGCGAAATAATTTTCCATATCTCCCAAGGTCTGGGATGGGACGACCGTGGCAGCCCTCATATGCACTGGGATACTTCCCAGCACATGCTTGATTTGGGTGGCACGACCCACCTGCGAAAGAATCCTAGCCTTCCACCCCTCTATTTTGGCAGTAATTTTATCAAATAAGGGTTTGAATGCGGCTCTGGATTGCTTCCCGCTGAGGATAGGAACACCCAAATAAGAAGCACCTGGACTTGCTGTAGACATGTGCAGCTTCTGCTCGATGGATCTAACTCGACGATTGGCCAGCTTGGAAGAATAGAAAAAGAAGCTCTTGGACCGATTAATCTTTTGACCCGAATTATTTTGATACTCGCTCACGAACTCGTTGATAGCTGATAACGAGGAGGATCTCCCATTAGCAAAAATCAGAGTATCATCTGCATAGAGCAGATGGGAAATGAGAGGACAACCCAATTTGAGCTTGAAAGGCTGACAGAGGCCCTGGTTGAACAGATTTTTGATGCCCTTACTGAAAACTTCTGAGGAAAGAATGAACAAGCTGGGGGAGATAGGATCTCCCTGCCTGAGCCCACGAGAGGATTTGAAGTAACCCTGAGCCTATCCATTAATGAGAATAGAAAACCAGCAGTTGCTTCAACAATTTTCCACCATGGCTACCCAGGTAGGCGAAAAACTAAGACGGAGGAGAACAAGCTTCAGAAAGTCCCAATTAACACGGTCATATGCTTTCTCCATGTCAAACTTAATGGCAATGTTACCCCTGTGGATTTTTCTGTTAATCTCCCTGAAATTTTCCCAGGCAAGTGCCACATTTTCCACAATTGCCCGGCCTTGGATGAAGGCTCCCTGTTCGGGGGAGATGAGTTTGGGGAGGACAGTAGCCAACCTGGCTGCAATTAACTTAGAAAAGATCTTGTAGCTACAGTTACATAAACTGATGGGCCTGAATTGATCAAAGGATATAGAGGTTGTAGACTTGGGAATGAGGCATATCTGGTTAGAGGTAAAGGCTCTAGGAATTTCACCCCCATTGAACATGAAAGTGGCAGCTCTGTGTAAATCTGGACACACAATATCCCAACAGCTGGTGAAAAAAGCTCCCCCGAAACCATCAGGGCCCGGAGCAGCATCAAGCGGAATGGAGAAGACTGCCTATCTTACTTCCTCAAGGGATGGAGGATGCATTAGGGACAGATTATCGTCATTCGATAGGAGGTGGGGGATGAGATTTTCCAACATATTCGAGGTCTGGCAAGTCTCAGCTGAGAGTAATCGTGAGAAGAAAAGGACCGcttgagctttgattttgtctGGATCTGTTATAATGGAGCCCACCTGTGAACGAATTTCACGAATTTCAGCTTTTCTAACCCGGTTCATCGCAGCAAGATGGAAAAATTTCGTGTTCTTGTCGCCTTTGGCCAACCAGTTATTTCTGGCCTTCTGCTTCCAAAAGGTTTCTTCTGCCAGCTCCCACTGCATTAGCCGATCCTTTGCCTCTAGCAGAGCTTCAGAAGGGACAGAATTCGAAGAAGACTGCGCGCTGGCTTCTGCCTGCTCAAATGCTAATTCTGCCTGCTTCCTATTGGTGGAAATATTATCAAAAACTGACCTGTTCCAAGCCTTGACTACGAGCTTTGTCTTTCTAAGTTTCAGCAGAAGATTTACCATCGGCGAACCTTGTAAATCCCCGGTCCACGCTTCCTTAATTATCTGCAAGAAACCCTCATGGAGGAACCACATGCGTTGAAATCTGAATGGCCTAGCAAGCACCTTATTTGGGGCCGGGAAGTTCAGCAACAATGGAGCATGATCAGAATTAACTCGGGGAAGATGCACCACATGGAACTTAGGGAAGCACCTGATCCATTCGTCATTACACAGAGACCTGTCGAGCCTAGCCCAAATCTGAGAATTTCCATCATGGTTATTACTCCAGGTGAACCTGTTGTCTGAGAAACCAACATCTAGCAGCCCCGCATCATTAATCGCCTCCGCAAATTCATCGTCCCCAGTATTTGGCTGTCTTCTCCTTTCGAACCTTTCCGTTGAGTTGGCCAATGCATTGAAATCCCCCGCCACTGCCCAAGGGCCTGCAATGGAGTTGCTGATGGAGATAAGGTTGCTCCATAGAGAACGCCTAAGGATTCTTGAACACTTAGCATATACAATCAAAAACATAATGGGGGCCTGCAAAAACTGCAGAGTTATGGTAATGGACAAAACTTGGTTAGATATCGAATGAAGAGCAACAGTAGAGGGAGAGTcgtaaaaaatccaaaatttgccTCCCTCATTTCCATTTGATAAGGAAGAGTGGAAGCCAAGTCTTAAACCAATCGCCACTCTTCTCTCCTCCCTGATTATTGGTTCAAGGATAGCGACGACATGCGGCTTATGGATTACGATTAGCCGCCTTCCTGTCCTGATGGTAGGGGCGTTCCTTATCCTGCGGGCATTCCACACAAGGATGCTATCCATTAGTGATACATCCTGAGTAAACAGCCCAATGCTGCAGCCTTCTAACCTTGCCTCGCCATTCAGCAGGACAAGGAATTCTGATTGGGAGGCCTTTGGATCGCACAATGGTCATGGTGGTGCCTCTTTTAGCTCCTCGAGTAGTTGTTCTTTGAATGGAAGATGACCTCTCTAGTTCTGTGCGCATTGGACAGACCTCGGTAGCCATTTCCTCACCTGCACCAGTCAGGGAGGAAGAACGAGTAGCAACCTGCCCTATATCCCGGATCGTATTGGCCAACGATGTGGCTGAGGGGTCACAAGCCACATGGGGAGTCATTGGCTTCGCCTTTCTGTCGGACAGATGAGTGGGGACTTTAAA harbors:
- the LOC131218158 gene encoding uncharacterized protein LOC131218158, with translation MIRESKRPVVAAKLGFDNQISEEPVDNKIWVLAKGNIQIQIIRAARQYIILRVSEESLTHPLFILAVYASCFKDLRMALWDELRNTSCSMVGPWVVCGHFNTTTSPDERLGGPLQMTTVMTGFHEAISDSGLLDAGFLRTPYTWCNNRVGRSRRWVRLDRILINPEWMRNFSSCKVDQLTRAYSKHSPILLTFQVQPTPFPRPFRFQRIWTTHDNFFSTIKASWNDEITTTHMLKFVLKMKKLKTVLKSWNKEVFRDVNKNVQDAEKEVLKAEFTLLNSQTEEDTLKLNQAHANLKMAYLQEEIFWK
- the LOC131218159 gene encoding uncharacterized protein LOC131218159, translated to MQVQEVGNSDAYEPQQQTVLYSMNADGSRSDSDENSDAEHPLQLTDPYSMNVVGTHVEQCPRSPIKTVATPTSILPFRCICSDLKEKRKARSIGCSPLSPRNDSDSELARQLWKFASIVPCPNVPDPRQNLKEADTHDGAIHLMVDLSPFKVPTHLSDRKAKPMTPHVACDPSATSLANTIRDIGQVATRSSSLTGAGEEMATEASQSEFLVLLNGEARLEGCSIGLFTQDVSLMDSILVWNARRIRNAPTIRTGRRLIVIHKPHVVAILEPIIREERRVAIGLRLGFHSSLSNGNEGGKFWIFYDSPSTVALHSISNQVLSITITLQFLQAPIMFLIVYAKCSRILRRSLWSNLISISNSIAGPWAVAGDFNALANSTERFERRRQPNTGDDEFAEAINDAGLLDVGFSDNRFTWSNNHDGNSQIWARLDRSLCNDEWIRCFPKFHVVHLPRVNSDHAPLLLNFPAPNKVLARPFRFQRMWFLHEGFLQIIKEAWTGDLQGSPMVNLLLKLRKTKLVVKAWNRSVFDNISTNRKQAELAFEQAEASAQSSSNSVPSEALLEAKDRLMQWELAEETFWKQKARNNWLAKGDKNTKFFHLAAMNRVRKAEIREIRSQVGSIITDPDKIKAQAVLFFSRLLSAETCQTSNMLENLIPHLLSNDDNLSLMHPPSLEEIYTELPLSCSMGVKFLEPLPLTRYASFPTRLATVLPKLISPEQGAFIQGRAIVENVALAWENFREINRKIHRGNIAIKFDMEKAYDRVNWDFLKLAQGYFKSSRGLRQGDPISPSLFILSSEVFSKGIKNLFNQGLCQPFKLKLGCPLISHLLYADDTLIFANGRSSSLSAINEFVSEYQNNSGQKINRSKSFFFYSSKLANRRVRSIEQKLHMSTASPGASYLGVPILSGKQSRAAFKPLFDKITAKIEGWKARILSQVGRATQIKHVLGSIPVHMRAATVVPSQTLGDMENYFANFFWGWANGKKKLHWTKWKKIAAPTSEGGLGIRRLGEMMDALRLKMA